One Campylobacter sp. RM16192 genomic region harbors:
- the flhA gene encoding flagellar biosynthesis protein FlhA, giving the protein MVAILAIIIVPLPPAILDFFLALSISISVLIILISVYIPKPTDLSTFPTLILIITLFRLSLNIATTRMILSEGHNGPDAVSEIISSFGQFVVGGNYVIGVIVFCILVIINFMVVTKGSTRVSEVQARFTLDAMPGKQMAIDADLNAGLIDEKTARERREAIIAEANFYGAMDGSSKFIKGDAVAGIIITIINIVGGFLIGSFQHGLDMTSAAQMYTILTIGDGLVSQIPGLITSTATAIIITRASKDEENFAEGVLTQLLSEYKTLLIVGFILFVFALVPGLPTLSLGFMGLLFLGIGYIMKETKEGKLFVTEAKKAEEQAQNEAKVQAQKVPKKSDEEIAREEEAKINDILKLEILELDLGYGLLKLADNDLIERIRAMRRNIATQLGFLMPKIRIRDNLQLPPNEYRFKLKGVVIGQGEIYADKFLAMDSGLVSDSIQGIATKEPAFGLDALWIDSNVKEDAILSGYTIVDPASVISTHMSELIKQNAAELLTRQEVQNLLDKLKKDYPIIVEDTLRIAPIGLVQKVLRTLLKDSIPIKDMLSILEALSDIAEVSKNMDMIIEHVRASLSRVITSLYVDENGQLRFYILETAAQQKLLDAVQYKDGVYHLMINVAQTSAIVQALREARTKRPISEYGAMVLCVEPSLRKFIADICTNFGIDIVVLSFAEVSANTPFETVGTIEIENL; this is encoded by the coding sequence ATAGTTGCTATACTTGCTATTATAATAGTACCTTTGCCACCGGCTATTCTTGACTTTTTTCTTGCGCTTTCAATATCAATTTCAGTACTAATCATATTAATTTCGGTTTATATACCAAAGCCTACAGATTTGAGCACTTTTCCTACGCTAATACTTATAATAACTCTTTTTAGATTGTCTCTTAATATAGCTACTACTCGTATGATTTTAAGTGAGGGACACAATGGTCCGGATGCAGTAAGTGAGATAATATCGAGCTTTGGACAGTTTGTTGTAGGCGGAAACTATGTAATCGGAGTAATTGTATTTTGCATCTTGGTTATTATAAATTTTATGGTTGTAACTAAGGGATCAACCCGTGTTTCAGAGGTTCAAGCCCGCTTTACTCTTGATGCGATGCCTGGTAAGCAAATGGCGATAGATGCCGATTTAAACGCAGGATTGATTGATGAAAAAACTGCACGAGAGCGCCGTGAAGCCATTATAGCGGAAGCAAATTTTTACGGTGCGATGGACGGTTCGTCTAAATTTATAAAAGGCGACGCGGTAGCTGGTATTATTATTACTATTATAAATATAGTCGGCGGATTTTTGATAGGCTCATTTCAGCATGGACTTGATATGACTAGTGCAGCTCAGATGTATACGATTTTAACCATAGGAGATGGGTTGGTTAGTCAAATCCCAGGCCTTATTACCTCTACTGCAACCGCTATAATCATTACAAGAGCGAGCAAGGATGAGGAGAATTTCGCAGAAGGTGTGCTAACTCAGCTTCTAAGCGAGTATAAAACCCTTTTGATAGTAGGATTTATATTGTTTGTTTTTGCTTTAGTGCCTGGACTTCCTACTCTTTCTCTCGGATTTATGGGTCTTTTGTTCTTAGGAATTGGCTATATAATGAAAGAGACAAAAGAGGGTAAGCTTTTTGTAACCGAGGCTAAAAAAGCCGAAGAGCAAGCTCAAAATGAAGCAAAGGTTCAAGCGCAAAAAGTCCCTAAAAAAAGTGATGAAGAGATAGCTAGAGAAGAAGAGGCTAAGATAAATGATATCTTGAAGCTTGAAATTTTGGAGCTTGATCTTGGGTATGGATTATTAAAACTAGCAGATAATGATCTGATAGAGAGAATTAGAGCGATGAGAAGAAATATCGCTACCCAGCTTGGATTTTTGATGCCAAAGATTAGAATTCGCGATAATCTACAGCTTCCGCCAAATGAGTATAGATTTAAGCTAAAGGGTGTTGTTATAGGGCAGGGTGAAATTTATGCAGATAAATTTCTTGCCATGGACAGTGGGCTTGTAAGCGATAGTATACAAGGAATCGCCACCAAAGAGCCTGCGTTTGGTCTTGATGCCTTGTGGATAGATTCAAATGTAAAAGAAGATGCAATACTAAGTGGGTATACCATAGTTGATCCTGCAAGCGTGATTTCAACCCATATGAGCGAGCTTATAAAGCAAAATGCAGCTGAGCTTTTAACTCGTCAAGAGGTTCAAAATCTACTTGATAAGCTTAAAAAAGATTATCCTATAATAGTTGAAGATACCTTAAGGATCGCGCCGATAGGACTCGTTCAAAAGGTTTTAAGAACGCTTTTAAAAGACAGCATCCCTATCAAGGATATGCTAAGTATCCTAGAAGCGCTTAGCGATATTGCCGAAGTTAGTAAAAATATGGATATGATAATAGAGCATGTTCGTGCAAGCCTTTCACGCGTTATTACATCTTTATATGTTGATGAAAATGGACAGCTGAGATTTTATATCCTTGAGACGGCTGCCCAGCAAAAGCTTCTTGACGCCGTGCAGTATAAAGATGGCGTATATCATCTGATGATAAATGTGGCTCAAACTTCTGCTATAGTGCAGGCTCTTCGTGAAGCAAGAACTAAGCGTCCTATATCGGAATATGGGGCTATGGTGCTTTGTGTAGAGCCTAGTCTTAGAAAATTTATAGCTGATATATGCACAAATTTTGGTATCGATATCGTGGTATTAAGCTTTGCTGAAGTATCCGCAAACACGCCTTTTGAAACTGTCGGTACTATTGAAATTGAAAATTTATAA
- the rpsO gene encoding 30S ribosomal protein S15 produces MALDSAKKAEIVAKFARKENDTGSPEVQIALLTARVAELTEHLKIYKKDFSSRLGLLKLVGRRKRLLKYLKEKDYTAYSKLIAELNLRDK; encoded by the coding sequence ATGGCTTTGGATTCGGCTAAAAAAGCAGAAATTGTTGCGAAATTCGCTAGAAAAGAGAACGATACAGGTTCACCTGAGGTTCAAATAGCTCTTCTTACTGCAAGAGTTGCAGAGCTTACAGAGCACTTAAAAATTTACAAAAAAGACTTCTCCTCACGCCTTGGCTTACTTAAATTAGTAGGTCGCAGAAAACGTCTTTTAAAATATCTTAAAGAAAAAGATTATACAGCATACTCAAAACTAATAGCTGAGCTAAATCTAAGAGATAAGTAA
- a CDS encoding RrF2 family transcriptional regulator: MLFTKASEYAMLSLIYISQKSSPVDVDTMSSELGISKSFLAKILQSLAREGILISFKGANGGFLLADVPENISIKKIIESAEKRKTAVFECSISHDDCPTNKGAICQIWSTFNALQIQLDDFLDTIKLSDIIKK; the protein is encoded by the coding sequence TTGCTTTTTACAAAAGCCAGTGAATACGCTATGCTATCACTTATATATATATCACAAAAGAGCTCTCCCGTGGATGTCGATACGATGTCGAGTGAGCTTGGAATTTCAAAGAGCTTTTTAGCAAAAATTTTACAAAGTCTTGCAAGAGAAGGTATTTTGATCTCGTTTAAGGGCGCAAACGGAGGATTTTTATTGGCTGATGTGCCTGAAAATATCAGTATAAAAAAGATTATTGAGAGTGCCGAAAAGAGAAAGACGGCAGTGTTTGAATGCTCTATATCTCATGATGATTGCCCTACTAATAAGGGCGCTATATGTCAAATTTGGTCTACTTTTAATGCCTTACAGATTCAGCTTGACGATTTTTTAGATACTATAAAACTATCAGATATTATTAAGAAGTAG
- a CDS encoding DHH family phosphoesterase — MQIYHLSHTDLDGYGAQTITNHYFKDIKFYNSNYGKEIDEKFNEILSNLGDEKSLILITDLNLTLAQCEEFEKSLESKNAKLILLDHHQSGAECASKFDWYFLDSSRCATKITHDFFSAIYGVDERLKKFSDVVNAVDIWLKDDENFEMGKVCLGLIANAKEINKVMFEEQSTQYMFYLIQRAREFFNHKNDYIGLDEAVFKFKKDFFRNQKDNTLSNLISDYVVDLLTKNRDRFEIKYNEFKGILTYNIGNTSVIGNDFLVANDDIDFFIDVTSKKTLSFRANGRVDVSQMAKNLVGGGGHVNASGGMFAGFKDSFSYDNIKAQIVDLITKKTLEKEQKEIR; from the coding sequence ATGCAAATTTACCACTTGTCGCACACGGATTTAGATGGATATGGTGCGCAAACAATAACAAATCACTATTTTAAAGATATAAAATTTTATAACTCAAATTACGGCAAAGAGATAGATGAAAAATTTAACGAAATTTTATCAAATTTGGGCGATGAAAAGTCCTTAATATTAATAACGGATCTAAATTTAACCCTTGCTCAATGTGAAGAGTTTGAAAAGTCTTTAGAAAGTAAAAACGCCAAACTTATTCTGCTTGATCATCACCAAAGCGGAGCCGAATGCGCTAGCAAATTTGACTGGTATTTTCTGGATAGCTCAAGATGTGCCACTAAGATAACTCATGATTTTTTCTCTGCTATTTATGGAGTAGATGAGAGACTTAAAAAATTTAGCGATGTAGTAAATGCCGTTGATATTTGGCTAAAAGATGATGAAAATTTTGAGATGGGTAAGGTTTGCCTAGGTCTTATAGCAAACGCGAAAGAGATTAATAAGGTGATGTTTGAAGAGCAAAGCACTCAATATATGTTTTATCTGATTCAAAGAGCACGGGAGTTTTTTAATCATAAAAACGACTATATCGGGCTTGATGAGGCTGTTTTTAAATTTAAAAAAGATTTTTTTAGAAATCAAAAAGATAATACATTAAGTAACCTTATCTCTGATTATGTTGTAGATTTGCTCACTAAAAATAGAGATAGATTTGAGATAAAATATAATGAGTTTAAGGGGATTTTGACTTATAATATCGGAAATACATCCGTCATCGGAAATGATTTTTTAGTAGCAAACGATGATATTGATTTTTTTATAGATGTTACCAGTAAAAAAACGCTTAGCTTTCGTGCCAATGGCAGAGTTGATGTAAGTCAGATGGCTAAGAATTTAGTTGGCGGTGGCGGGCATGTAAATGCTAGTGGAGGTATGTTCGCTGGCTTTAAAGATAGTTTTAGTTATGACAATATTAAGGCTCAGATAGTAGATCTGATAACTAAAAAAACTTTAGAAAAAGAACAAAAGGAGATAAGATGA
- a CDS encoding PaaI family thioesterase: MSDNIFDDSVQESVILPEDENPFRNELKTSPHINLNFSGTVVALGPNHAKTNFFATSEMVCDAQGLIHGGFVFSAASYAALASINETHSVIIGAKIHFYAPTMINEMIEFEAHAHFGESKKREVRVVGKTKDIKVFEGTFQVVVLEDHILKIYKENVQKQAAVRRAEERAKESGMKN, translated from the coding sequence ATGAGCGATAATATTTTTGATGATAGTGTGCAAGAGAGTGTAATTTTACCGGAGGATGAAAATCCGTTTCGCAATGAACTCAAAACCTCTCCGCATATTAATTTAAATTTTAGTGGCACTGTAGTGGCTCTTGGGCCAAATCACGCTAAGACCAATTTTTTCGCAACTAGCGAGATGGTGTGTGATGCACAGGGGCTTATACATGGAGGATTTGTTTTTTCTGCTGCTAGCTATGCCGCCCTTGCATCTATAAATGAGACACACAGTGTAATAATAGGGGCTAAAATTCACTTTTATGCACCTACTATGATTAATGAGATGATCGAATTTGAGGCGCATGCGCACTTTGGAGAGAGTAAAAAAAGAGAAGTTAGAGTAGTTGGAAAAACTAAAGATATAAAGGTTTTTGAAGGAACTTTTCAAGTTGTTGTTTTGGAGGATCATATATTAAAAATTTACAAAGAAAATGTACAAAAGCAAGCTGCAGTAAGACGTGCCGAAGAGAGAGCCAAAGAATCTGGCATGAAAAATTAA
- a CDS encoding HrcA family transcriptional regulator, protein MMKISKRDLILESIIQAYLSDNSPIGSSELGSRMSVSIPASTIRVYFKKLSDEGAITQFHISGGRIPTTSTMNAYWQSHLNFEDEISIHNDRFLKMLVDSMEIYCMIYGDREQNLEEILRVNDKFLILNFSHDEIVLKFDPRVEKFLNNLIGASLNKLEQISMQVGLNEFRNKIKELKRTKIYFQENEGVAFNMFKDERFRMMLDPSFEHLMASNLTFSPLFEESFMGIKCKVNYLDKEAKMICAGSVYADYEKFFNQIKDVA, encoded by the coding sequence ATAATGAAAATAAGCAAAAGAGATTTAATACTTGAATCTATCATTCAAGCCTATTTGAGCGATAACTCTCCGATAGGTTCTAGTGAGCTTGGTTCTCGTATGTCGGTGTCAATTCCTGCTTCTACGATCAGAGTATATTTTAAAAAGCTATCTGACGAAGGTGCAATAACACAATTTCACATAAGTGGTGGCAGAATTCCTACGACATCGACAATGAATGCCTACTGGCAAAGTCACTTAAATTTCGAAGATGAAATTTCTATACACAATGATAGATTTTTGAAGATGCTTGTTGACAGCATGGAAATTTATTGCATGATTTACGGCGATAGAGAGCAAAATTTAGAAGAAATTTTGAGAGTAAACGACAAATTTTTGATTTTAAATTTTAGCCATGATGAGATTGTCTTAAAATTTGATCCAAGAGTTGAAAAATTTTTAAACAATCTGATTGGAGCAAGTCTAAACAAGCTTGAGCAGATCTCTATGCAAGTTGGTTTAAATGAGTTTAGAAATAAGATAAAGGAGTTGAAGAGAACTAAAATTTACTTTCAGGAGAATGAGGGTGTAGCTTTTAATATGTTTAAAGACGAGAGATTTAGGATGATGTTAGATCCTAGCTTTGAACATCTGATGGCTTCAAATTTGACATTTTCTCCACTTTTTGAAGAAAGTTTTATGGGTATAAAATGCAAAGTTAATTATCTTGATAAAGAAGCTAAGATGATATGCGCGGGCAGTGTTTATGCCGATTATGAGAAATTTTTTAACCAAATAAAGGATGTAGCATGA
- the cmoB gene encoding tRNA 5-methoxyuridine(34)/uridine 5-oxyacetic acid(34) synthase CmoB: MVDLQSVRVAKFKELEGKIYAPLLKEISDIAPCESIVKFTDTVEIDTNLNREEQEKTLQTALNLRSWRKGPFRIDETFIDAEWRSFIKFNILKPHLNLEGKVVGDIGCNNGYYLFKMLPFGAKKLVGFDPGIMTFLQFKFINHFVRSNIFYELLGVEHLPYYEHKFDTLFCLGVIYHRSDPVKMLKDLKVSLNYGGELFLDTMYLDMDGDFALTPKQTYSKISNIYFVPTISALINWCERAKFKDIEILATKETDFNEQRKTEWILGQSLENFLDPNNPQLTVEGYPAPRRVYLKLKI; this comes from the coding sequence ATGGTAGATTTACAAAGCGTTAGAGTTGCCAAATTTAAGGAGCTTGAAGGCAAAATTTATGCACCGCTTTTAAAAGAAATTTCAGATATTGCGCCTTGTGAAAGCATTGTAAAATTTACAGATACTGTTGAAATAGATACGAATTTAAACCGTGAAGAACAAGAAAAAACTCTGCAAACAGCCTTAAATTTACGCTCTTGGCGCAAAGGGCCTTTTAGAATAGACGAGACATTTATCGATGCAGAGTGGAGAAGCTTTATTAAGTTTAATATATTAAAACCGCATCTTAATTTAGAGGGTAAAGTTGTTGGCGATATAGGCTGTAATAATGGGTATTATCTATTTAAAATGTTGCCTTTCGGAGCTAAAAAGCTAGTGGGCTTTGATCCTGGTATCATGACATTTTTGCAGTTTAAATTTATTAATCACTTTGTGCGTTCTAATATATTTTATGAATTGCTTGGAGTTGAGCATTTGCCGTATTATGAGCATAAATTTGATACTTTGTTTTGTCTTGGTGTAATTTATCATAGAAGCGATCCTGTTAAGATGCTAAAAGATCTTAAAGTGTCTCTAAATTATGGCGGAGAGTTGTTTTTAGATACGATGTATTTAGATATGGATGGAGATTTTGCGCTTACTCCAAAGCAGACATATTCTAAAATTTCAAATATATATTTCGTTCCTACGATTAGTGCGCTCATAAACTGGTGCGAGCGTGCAAAATTTAAGGATATTGAAATTTTAGCCACTAAAGAGACTGACTTTAATGAGCAGAGAAAAACAGAGTGGATACTAGGGCAAAGTCTTGAAAATTTTCTTGATCCAAACAATCCACAATTAACCGTGGAGGGCTATCCTGCGCCAAGGCGTGTCTATTTGAAACTAAAAATTTGA
- a CDS encoding MBL fold metallo-hydrolase → MSKNGIDLIIDPGESAYEFVIKNAANPVAILNTHGHFDHIFSNFGLKKFFNIDVFIHKEDKFMLENDVFRYGYKTVDDAVGIGGAKFEDVHFKLGDFDVTFLHFPGHTPGTCMIKVDDVIFSGDFLFMDSIGRYDFPFSEKHSMKLSLERCMKIDGDFILYPGHGEKTTLKNEQKNMGYWIDMIDGVLVG, encoded by the coding sequence GTGTCAAAAAACGGAATTGACCTTATTATAGACCCTGGTGAATCAGCATATGAATTTGTTATTAAAAATGCAGCTAACCCTGTTGCGATTCTTAACACTCACGGCCATTTTGATCATATTTTTTCAAATTTTGGCTTAAAAAAATTTTTTAATATTGATGTTTTCATTCACAAAGAAGATAAATTTATGTTAGAAAATGACGTTTTTAGGTATGGATACAAAACTGTAGATGATGCCGTAGGTATAGGTGGAGCAAAATTTGAAGATGTGCATTTTAAATTAGGGGACTTTGATGTTACTTTTTTACACTTTCCAGGACACACCCCGGGAACTTGTATGATAAAAGTAGATGATGTGATCTTTAGTGGCGATTTTTTATTTATGGATTCAATAGGAAGATATGATTTTCCTTTTTCAGAAAAACATAGTATGAAGTTAAGTCTTGAAAGATGTATGAAAATAGATGGAGATTTTATATTATACCCTGGCCATGGTGAGAAAACTACTCTAAAAAACGAACAAAAGAATATGGGCTATTGGATTGATATGATTGATGGGGTATTGGTTGGCTAA
- a CDS encoding XRE family transcriptional regulator: MVEISDIFNLLHNAVESKNMGKKISQAQMAKNLGISMRTYQDWRLGVSKPQAAIAVCQLLCELDDEDLLYTIKKIKKLIGRTDG; this comes from the coding sequence ATGGTAGAGATAAGCGATATTTTTAATTTATTGCATAATGCTGTTGAATCAAAAAATATGGGCAAGAAGATTTCTCAAGCTCAGATGGCTAAAAATCTTGGAATATCCATGAGAACATATCAAGATTGGAGACTTGGAGTATCTAAACCTCAAGCTGCTATTGCAGTATGTCAACTTTTATGTGAGCTTGATGATGAAGATTTGCTATATACGATAAAAAAGATAAAAAAACTTATAGGAAGAACTGATGGATAG
- the grpE gene encoding nucleotide exchange factor GrpE codes for MNEEIKAEDLIPAEGSDESISFGGDSLKNLELQKQIDELTDKYYRANADFENIKKRFEKEKIDLANYANEKFARDLLPVIDALEMAVNFDPEGDEFAQKIKDGINITIDQFRKSFEKNGITAISTDCEFNPNVHNAMLQVESDGHDSGAIVQVIQKGYMINGRVLRPAMVTIAK; via the coding sequence ATGAATGAAGAGATAAAAGCGGAAGATCTAATACCTGCCGAAGGAAGCGACGAGAGTATTAGCTTCGGCGGCGATAGCTTAAAAAATCTTGAACTACAAAAACAGATTGATGAGCTAACAGATAAGTATTACAGGGCCAATGCAGATTTTGAAAATATAAAAAAACGCTTTGAAAAAGAGAAAATAGACCTAGCAAATTACGCTAATGAGAAATTTGCCAGAGATCTCTTGCCTGTAATTGATGCGTTGGAGATGGCTGTAAATTTTGATCCGGAAGGAGATGAATTTGCGCAAAAGATAAAAGATGGAATAAATATAACAATAGATCAGTTTAGAAAATCTTTCGAGAAAAACGGGATAACCGCAATTAGCACAGATTGCGAATTTAATCCGAATGTACATAATGCAATGCTTCAAGTAGAAAGCGATGGGCATGATAGTGGTGCGATAGTGCAAGTTATACAAAAAGGCTATATGATAAATGGCAGAGTATTACGCCCTGCTATGGTTACAATAGCTAAATAA